A genome region from Bacillaceae bacterium IKA-2 includes the following:
- a CDS encoding VOC family protein has protein sequence MLILIKKMEHTAIIVKNMEESINYYMEMFGFKMRTRGSNERRDMAFLYHENLPQFEVELIEDLKKDSVYAEVGVVNHLAFTVEDIYVAIDYFKKKGIIFKSHSPNIAVDGAKTIFFTGINGELLQLVQPTRTY, from the coding sequence GTGCTTATCTTGATAAAAAAAATGGAGCATACAGCAATTATCGTTAAGAATATGGAAGAGTCAATTAATTATTATATGGAAATGTTTGGATTTAAAATGCGAACTAGGGGAAGCAACGAACGAAGAGATATGGCGTTTTTGTATCATGAAAACTTACCACAGTTTGAAGTTGAATTAATTGAAGATTTAAAAAAAGATAGTGTATATGCAGAAGTAGGAGTTGTAAATCATCTTGCTTTTACTGTGGAAGACATTTATGTCGCAATTGACTATTTTAAGAAAAAGGGAATTATCTTTAAATCACACTCGCCGAATATTGCAGTAGATGGAGCAAAAACGATTTTTTTCACTGGAATTAATGGTGAGTTACTACAACTTGTTCAGCCAACACGTACTTATTAA
- a CDS encoding TetR/AcrR family transcriptional regulator, translating into MPTQTFFNLQNDKRERIIIAATEEFATYSFNQASIARIIEKAGISRGSFYQYFTDIKDVYRYIFEKAGQEKLIYIYDVVGKINELNTFVIMKELYKAGIRFANDHPKLAQMGNKFYKEEASVRNEVVANLVEKSYLFYEDLLQKGIEKGDVNPKVDVKIASRLFYTMNLAVVENFLESIEQEHFFDDVEGYLLEVDKMLYILEHGLGKK; encoded by the coding sequence TTGCCAACGCAAACATTTTTCAATTTACAAAACGATAAGCGGGAGCGGATTATCATCGCTGCCACTGAGGAGTTTGCCACGTATTCTTTTAATCAAGCCAGTATTGCTAGAATTATTGAAAAGGCGGGAATATCGCGTGGAAGCTTTTATCAGTATTTTACTGATATTAAAGATGTATATAGGTATATTTTTGAAAAGGCGGGTCAAGAAAAGCTTATTTATATTTATGACGTTGTTGGAAAAATAAATGAGTTAAATACTTTTGTGATTATGAAAGAGCTTTATAAAGCGGGGATTCGTTTTGCCAATGATCATCCCAAATTAGCGCAAATGGGCAATAAATTTTACAAGGAAGAAGCGAGTGTGAGAAATGAAGTGGTTGCTAACTTAGTTGAAAAATCATATTTGTTTTATGAAGATTTGTTACAAAAGGGAATCGAGAAAGGAGATGTGAACCCAAAGGTTGATGTGAAAATTGCCTCGAGATTATTTTATACTATGAATTTAGCAGTTGTAGAGAATTTTTTGGAAAGTATCGAGCAGGAGCACTTTTTTGATGATGTCGAAGGTTATTTACTCGAAGTAGACAAAATGCTCTACATTTTAGAACATGGGCTAGGAAAAAAGTGA
- a CDS encoding ABC transporter ATP-binding protein, which translates to MFQVKNLSFKYPKNQENTINDISFEIKEGEVFGLLGPSGVGKSTTQKILIKLLANYQGEVLYKNKDLKSFGKEFYEDIGVGFEMPIHFSKLTANENLVFFKKLYKSSANTDELLERVGLYEDRNKQVNEFSKGMKVRLNFVRALLNKPKILFLDEPTNGLDPKNSRNIKEIIKQFQKEGGTVLLTTHLMNDVDELCDRVAFMANGKIAEISTPKNLKVKHGERKVEVEYRAENEVAKASFDLDALSTSEEFTQIVKTKEIITIHSKESTLDDIFIKVTGVGMDE; encoded by the coding sequence ATGTTTCAAGTGAAAAATTTAAGCTTTAAATATCCGAAGAACCAAGAGAATACGATAAATGATATTAGCTTTGAAATTAAAGAAGGTGAAGTGTTTGGCCTATTAGGACCAAGCGGAGTTGGAAAAAGTACAACACAAAAAATCTTAATAAAGCTACTGGCCAATTATCAAGGTGAAGTTCTTTATAAAAATAAAGATTTAAAGTCATTTGGCAAAGAATTTTACGAAGATATCGGTGTTGGCTTTGAGATGCCAATACATTTTTCGAAATTGACTGCAAATGAAAATCTAGTATTCTTTAAAAAATTATATAAATCCAGCGCTAATACAGATGAGCTGTTAGAGCGGGTTGGATTGTATGAAGATCGCAATAAACAGGTTAATGAGTTCTCAAAAGGAATGAAGGTAAGATTGAATTTTGTTAGAGCACTATTAAATAAGCCGAAAATTCTCTTTTTAGATGAACCAACAAATGGACTTGATCCGAAAAACTCCCGGAACATTAAAGAAATCATCAAACAGTTTCAAAAAGAAGGTGGAACGGTATTATTGACGACGCATTTAATGAATGACGTTGATGAATTGTGTGACCGTGTAGCTTTTATGGCAAATGGAAAAATTGCAGAAATTAGTACACCGAAAAATTTGAAAGTTAAACATGGTGAACGAAAAGTAGAAGTAGAGTATCGGGCAGAAAATGAAGTCGCGAAAGCGTCTTTTGATCTAGATGCACTAAGTACTAGTGAAGAATTCACACAAATTGTGAAAACGAAAGAAATTATAACCATTCATAGTAAAGAATCAACCCTTGATGATATCTTTATCAAAGTGACTGGGGTGGGTATGGATGAGTAA
- a CDS encoding ABC transporter permease produces MSNFLVLFVGELQRMKKYHILGASFVIALLWITILHLIEIQNVTSIFPLLLFLDATSMSILMIGVTMFFEKQEGSMKSLLVSPINKFEYILAKTGANVVSNLLTLTILFTYAKVFKDLELSLLWLIFAVIIISFFHSLLGFLLTYYSKDFTELLMGMMKYSFVFIIPVLLDQIGLITNDIFAKLLYMIPTKASMVLLNASTGAVETWEIVFSIIYLVIISSGVFFIVLKKHDEFALKESGV; encoded by the coding sequence ATGAGTAATTTTCTTGTTTTATTTGTTGGTGAGCTCCAGCGTATGAAAAAATATCATATTTTAGGAGCGAGCTTTGTAATTGCCTTGCTATGGATTACGATTTTACACTTAATAGAAATACAAAATGTAACGAGCATTTTTCCTTTATTGTTATTTTTGGATGCGACATCAATGTCAATTTTGATGATCGGTGTGACGATGTTTTTTGAAAAACAAGAAGGAAGTATGAAAAGTTTGTTAGTTTCCCCGATTAACAAGTTTGAATATATACTAGCGAAAACAGGGGCAAACGTTGTTTCTAATCTACTGACATTGACGATTTTATTTACGTATGCAAAAGTATTTAAAGATCTTGAACTAAGTTTGTTATGGTTAATCTTTGCGGTCATTATTATTTCGTTTTTTCATTCTTTATTAGGGTTTTTACTTACCTATTATTCAAAAGACTTTACAGAATTGTTAATGGGGATGATGAAGTATTCGTTTGTATTTATTATTCCAGTGTTACTTGATCAAATCGGGTTAATAACGAATGATATCTTCGCAAAACTGTTGTATATGATTCCAACAAAGGCTTCGATGGTCTTACTCAATGCTTCGACGGGAGCGGTCGAAACTTGGGAAATCGTCTTCTCAATTATTTATTTAGTGATAATTTCTAGTGGGGTATTTTTCATTGTCTTGAAAAAGCATGATGAATTTGCTCTAAAAGAAAGTGGTGTGTGA
- a CDS encoding GNAT family N-acetyltransferase: protein MKTLEQVKIVEYHEGFAKSVAIMWNESRENWGGDSVVTTEQDVIEKEVNSTNLHLFLAIVGEEVVGYCGLSEYREDEGALYIPLLNVHPAYHGLKIGKQLVLKAVEKTVALNWPRLDLFTWPGKTKAVPLYKKCGFFWEERDDSTHLMNFIPTVLQVEGLRPFFEKHDWYSTSQRHIDVKPDGIKEKGHTFYEYKWEASQQFVRVQFERTGRGLRLIETEDFLVEMELPDFKLLEKEEHIVTYRVVNKTETPIAVSALGVPADMVDHCFQVEIEVKEEWIGRYPLKLAMPQSEPNPWKTHPVVCANLQINGQTFPLKMGVFPKKAGKLDLRSIKKAWRINQKGTLFLDIESQLEEDATWTIKLPVNDVVKWEHSEVKTIVTGSSRVSIPLASQLLKNNFFASEVEVFVERSSGQRFSFYTRISLAFPGNGAKFGGETDEHWYGYNGPYYVQIAKRNHFLEIGSVRSNQDPLIFLTPKLGKPYSEEFSKKEASSIEYIECPEALVIKTSLNSEAFSPLVLNTYFKIYGDGLVELNYKVLNQGREAKNNISVLLPLVPKLNNMAIPQKDGVMIGDEVSNPFMDYIRDRDISEGWIFATTPEGETMGIAWPNDAVGRKDDWYFGIEYTIDKIKSNEEICLGPIQAGVNMVATWSDWREFVVGEEAKSMKEYPLFDLEAAGSEFISAVDETVDYSFNSMLIPYIHGRLTLKHEERTFVKEASIEECLTKINLQLDFQKPGVKCISGNFRSLSQVAHFHTHHLVKGRQEINIFKNEDSWSVNNGVISYNASATYFPGIYSLKFNGVEIFHHQYPLIEPKSWWNPWGGGLRYTFENISAYSMLKEETTIETITKLDQHGHSWTGLCLSTTFTEHETMKGITLRQYALTLPEVPVLVFFGEIHQNSGRTFTKELLKLEAFFKPAEQLSSCYVELPTAGKFHTYYSGVEEHVLKDTPFVTLGSDERKDKVTVIHSCTRKSASVYVNKDIMLVGSQEKWSASSGDMMVTKPTILLCGQENLSPVNHQLFQRLSFK, encoded by the coding sequence ATGAAGACATTGGAACAAGTGAAAATCGTTGAATATCACGAAGGTTTTGCAAAAAGTGTCGCAATAATGTGGAATGAAAGCCGAGAAAATTGGGGTGGGGATTCCGTTGTGACAACAGAGCAAGATGTGATAGAAAAAGAAGTGAACTCGACGAATTTACATTTATTTTTAGCGATTGTTGGTGAAGAAGTAGTCGGATATTGTGGTCTATCAGAATATAGAGAAGATGAAGGTGCTCTTTATATTCCATTATTAAATGTCCATCCAGCTTATCATGGATTGAAGATCGGTAAACAACTTGTCCTGAAGGCAGTAGAAAAAACAGTGGCGTTAAATTGGCCTAGATTGGATTTGTTTACATGGCCAGGTAAAACAAAAGCAGTTCCACTTTATAAAAAGTGCGGCTTTTTTTGGGAAGAGAGAGATGATTCGACTCATTTAATGAATTTTATCCCAACCGTTTTACAAGTCGAGGGGTTACGACCATTCTTTGAAAAGCATGATTGGTATTCCACTAGTCAACGGCATATCGACGTAAAGCCTGATGGCATAAAAGAGAAAGGTCATACTTTTTATGAGTACAAATGGGAAGCAAGTCAGCAATTTGTTCGAGTTCAGTTTGAACGAACAGGACGAGGGCTTCGGCTTATTGAAACAGAGGATTTTTTAGTGGAGATGGAGCTACCTGATTTTAAACTACTTGAAAAAGAAGAACATATCGTAACATACCGTGTTGTCAATAAAACAGAAACTCCGATAGCTGTTTCGGCGTTAGGAGTGCCAGCAGATATGGTAGATCATTGTTTTCAAGTGGAAATCGAAGTGAAAGAGGAGTGGATCGGTCGTTATCCACTGAAACTAGCTATGCCTCAAAGTGAGCCTAATCCATGGAAAACTCATCCAGTTGTTTGTGCAAACTTGCAAATTAATGGACAGACATTTCCATTAAAAATGGGTGTGTTTCCTAAAAAGGCTGGAAAGCTCGATTTACGATCAATAAAAAAAGCCTGGCGTATTAATCAAAAGGGAACGTTATTTCTTGATATCGAAAGTCAATTAGAAGAAGACGCGACTTGGACAATTAAGCTTCCAGTCAATGATGTCGTGAAATGGGAACACTCTGAAGTGAAAACGATCGTAACAGGATCATCTCGAGTTTCCATTCCGTTAGCTAGTCAGCTATTAAAAAATAACTTTTTCGCAAGTGAAGTAGAAGTGTTTGTTGAACGTTCAAGTGGTCAAAGGTTTTCATTTTACACCCGTATATCTTTAGCATTTCCCGGAAATGGTGCAAAGTTTGGTGGAGAAACGGATGAGCATTGGTACGGCTATAACGGTCCTTATTATGTGCAGATAGCTAAGAGAAATCATTTTCTCGAAATTGGTTCTGTACGTTCTAATCAAGATCCACTTATATTTCTTACTCCCAAACTAGGTAAACCTTATAGTGAGGAGTTTTCAAAGAAAGAAGCATCTTCTATTGAATATATTGAATGCCCTGAAGCACTTGTGATAAAAACTTCCTTAAATTCAGAGGCGTTTTCTCCACTTGTACTTAACACTTATTTTAAGATTTATGGAGATGGTTTAGTTGAATTAAATTATAAAGTGTTGAATCAGGGAAGGGAAGCTAAGAACAATATTTCAGTTTTGCTACCGTTGGTTCCAAAACTCAATAACATGGCGATCCCGCAAAAAGATGGCGTCATGATAGGTGATGAAGTTAGCAATCCATTTATGGACTACATTCGAGATAGAGATATTTCGGAAGGTTGGATTTTCGCTACAACACCTGAGGGAGAAACGATGGGAATTGCCTGGCCTAATGATGCTGTAGGACGAAAAGATGATTGGTATTTTGGTATTGAGTACACAATCGACAAAATCAAATCTAATGAAGAGATCTGTTTAGGACCGATTCAAGCTGGAGTTAATATGGTAGCGACTTGGTCCGATTGGCGTGAATTTGTTGTAGGAGAAGAAGCGAAGAGTATGAAGGAATATCCGCTATTTGATTTGGAGGCGGCGGGTAGTGAGTTCATTTCAGCTGTCGATGAAACTGTAGACTATTCCTTTAATTCAATGCTTATTCCGTACATTCATGGTCGCTTAACACTAAAACATGAGGAAAGGACTTTTGTGAAAGAGGCAAGTATAGAAGAGTGCCTAACAAAAATCAATCTTCAATTGGATTTTCAAAAACCTGGTGTTAAATGTATTTCAGGTAATTTCCGTTCACTAAGTCAAGTGGCACATTTTCATACACATCATTTAGTCAAAGGTAGACAAGAAATCAATATCTTTAAAAATGAGGATAGCTGGTCTGTTAACAATGGTGTCATTTCCTATAACGCATCTGCTACTTATTTTCCTGGGATTTATTCATTAAAGTTTAATGGAGTGGAAATATTTCATCATCAGTATCCACTGATTGAGCCAAAATCGTGGTGGAATCCATGGGGTGGAGGTTTACGTTATACGTTTGAAAACATAAGTGCGTATTCAATGTTAAAGGAAGAAACAACAATCGAAACGATAACTAAGCTTGATCAGCATGGACATAGTTGGACAGGACTTTGCCTTTCTACAACATTCACAGAACATGAGACGATGAAAGGAATCACTCTTCGTCAATATGCTTTAACTTTACCTGAGGTACCAGTTCTCGTCTTCTTTGGTGAAATTCATCAAAATTCGGGTAGAACATTCACAAAAGAATTATTAAAATTAGAAGCTTTTTTTAAACCAGCTGAGCAATTATCGTCTTGTTATGTGGAACTGCCAACAGCCGGTAAATTTCATACTTATTATTCTGGTGTAGAAGAACATGTATTAAAGGATACACCATTTGTAACTTTAGGATCTGACGAACGTAAAGACAAGGTAACGGTCATTCATTCTTGTACGAGAAAATCAGCCTCTGTCTATGTAAATAAAGACATAATGCTTGTAGGTTCACAAGAAAAGTGGTCTGCTTCATCAGGAGATATGATGGTCACAAAGCCGACGATATTGCTTTGTGGTCAAGAAAATTTATCTCCCGTTAATCATCAACTATTTCAACGACTTTCATTTAAATAG
- a CDS encoding amidohydrolase family protein: MQIIDAHIHFSNIDSFKKTAMNVSHVNYSKKGLQKEMKEGNIKLAIGMGVTETSQMGFPDHNVTSPMGLDLEKELPQRVAICPGINPYQLGQKGLDALEGELKKIEVVGIKIYLGYYPYYAYDPIYQPVYDLAATYKVPVVFHTGDTYSERGLLKYAHPLTLDEVAVSRRDVNFMMAHLGDPWVLTGAEVVYKNDNMFADLSGWIVGGKEELDAKSKGNFLDHIRHALTFCDHYEKLLFGSDWPLAPIKDYANFIGDLIPSKHLENVFYQNAIRMFPKIEKILKGKLPNQRV, from the coding sequence ATGCAAATAATCGACGCACACATCCATTTTTCAAATATCGACAGTTTCAAGAAAACAGCAATGAATGTATCTCATGTTAATTACTCGAAAAAAGGTCTGCAAAAAGAGATGAAGGAAGGAAATATTAAATTAGCGATTGGAATGGGAGTTACCGAGACCTCTCAAATGGGCTTTCCTGATCATAATGTAACGTCTCCAATGGGACTTGATTTGGAGAAAGAACTACCTCAAAGAGTAGCTATATGCCCAGGTATTAACCCGTACCAATTAGGTCAAAAGGGGTTAGATGCTTTGGAAGGTGAGCTTAAAAAAATAGAAGTTGTCGGAATTAAAATTTACTTAGGCTATTATCCTTACTATGCTTATGACCCTATTTATCAGCCGGTTTACGATTTGGCGGCGACTTACAAGGTCCCCGTTGTTTTTCATACCGGAGACACATACTCTGAACGAGGATTATTAAAATATGCTCATCCCCTTACCTTAGATGAAGTAGCCGTTTCACGTCGAGACGTCAATTTCATGATGGCACATTTAGGAGATCCATGGGTCTTAACTGGGGCAGAAGTCGTTTATAAAAATGATAATATGTTTGCTGATTTATCAGGCTGGATTGTCGGGGGAAAAGAAGAATTGGATGCGAAATCAAAAGGGAATTTTCTCGATCACATTCGTCACGCTCTTACGTTTTGTGATCATTATGAAAAATTACTATTTGGCTCTGACTGGCCGCTAGCACCTATTAAAGATTACGCGAATTTTATTGGCGATTTGATTCCTTCTAAACATCTTGAAAATGTATTTTATCAAAATGCCATTCGAATGTTCCCGAAAATAGAAAAAATATTAAAGGGCAAATTACCCAATCAACGGGTTTAA